One stretch of Juglans microcarpa x Juglans regia isolate MS1-56 chromosome 3D, Jm3101_v1.0, whole genome shotgun sequence DNA includes these proteins:
- the LOC121254979 gene encoding serine/threonine-protein kinase SRK2A encodes MEKYELVKDIGSGNFGVARLMRDKETKELVAMKYIERGHKIDENVAREIINHRSLCHPNIIRFKEVVLTPTHLAIVMEYAAGGELFERICAAGRFSEDEARYFFQQLISGVCYCHFMQICHRDLKLENTLLDGSPAPRLKICDFGYSKSSLLHSRPKSTVGTPAYIAPEVLSRREYDGKLADVWSCGVTLYVMLVGAYPFEDPQDPKNFRKTINRIMAVQYKIPDYVHISQDCKQLLSRIFVANPLRRITIKEIKSHPWFLKNLPRELTEAAQAVYYKKENPSFSLQPAEDIMKIVKEAKVPPPASRSIGGFGWGGEEDGDGKEEDAVAKEEEEEDEYEKKVKEAQESGEVNVS; translated from the exons ATGGAGAAGTACGAGCTGGTGAAGGACATAGGGTCTGGGAACTTCGGAGTGGCCAGGCTTATGCGCGATAAAGAGACGAAAGAGCTCGTCGCCATGAAATACATCGAACGGGGACACAAG ATTGACGAGAATGTGGCGAGAGAAATCATAAATCACAGATCGCTCTGCCATCCAAACATTATTCGGTTCAAGGAG GTGGTTTTGACTCCTACCCATCTCGCTATTGTCATGGAGTACGCGGCAGGTGGAGAGCTATTTGAGCGAATTTGTGCTGCTGGAAGATTTAGCGAAGATGAG GCTAGATATTTTTTCCAGCAGCTTATTTCTGGAGTGTGCTACTGTCATTTTATG CAAATATGCCATAGAGATTTGAAGCTGGAGAACACCTTGCTGGATGGAAGCCCTGCTCCACGTCTGAagatttgtgattttggttATTCAAAG TCATCTCTGCTACATTCAAGACCCAAATCAACCGTTGGAACTCCAGCATATATTGCACCTGAGGTTCTTTCTCGGAGAGAGTATGATGGCAAG TTGGCGGATGTATGGTCATGTGGAGTGACTCTTTATGTTATGCTGGTGGGAGCATACCCATTTGAGGATCCCCAAGACCCGAAGAATTTCAGGAAAACCATCAAT CGAATAATGGCTGTTCAGTACAAGATTCCAGACTATGTTCACATATCTCAAGATTGTAAACAACTTCTTTCTCGCATTTTTGTTGCAAATCCTCTAAGG AGGATCACCATTAAAGAAATCAAGAGCCATCCGTGGTTTTTAAAGAACTTGCCAAGGGAACTAACAGAAGCAGCTCAAGCCGTGTACTACAAGAAAGAGAATCCTAGCTTTTCCCTTCAACCTGCGGAAGATATAATGAAAATTGTCAAAGAGGCCAAAGTTCCTCCTCCAGCTTCCCGATCTATTGGAGGTTTTGGctggggaggagaagaagatggtGACGGCAAGGAAGAAGATGCTGTTGctaaggaggaggaagaagaagacgagtatGAGAAGAAAGTCAAGGAGGCACAGGAAAGTGGAGAAGTTAATGTCAGTTAA
- the LOC121255791 gene encoding thiamine biosynthetic bifunctional enzyme TH1, chloroplastic isoform X1 has protein sequence MSIFSSVSRSGVLLRNIPWPTRRSSPLPACSTRYSLIMTRKSGRVRTHKFFTSVFIEFPGIKSISRCSTRVSTILGLILPFFISRISHIIQTLFFFFFFFVEMQEDRVPITSDHSKMKTPHVLTVAGSDSGAGAGIQADLKTCAARGVYCSTVITAVTAQNTVGVQGVNIVPEDFVAEQLKSVLSDMQVDVVKTGMLPSVGIVSVLSQSLREFPVQALVVDPVMVSTSGDVLADPSILAEFREELLPMADIITPNLKEASALLGCQQLKTVSDMRSAAKLLHEMGPRYVIVKGGDLPDSLDAVDIFFDGQGFYELRSSRIRTRNTHGTGCSLASCIAAELAKGSSMLPAVKVAKRYVETALDYSKDIAIGNGTQGPFDHLFRLKSNVQKSHRQVGFNPSDLFLYAVTDSGMNEKWGRSITDAVKAAIEGGATIVQLREKDAETQKFLEAAKACCEICHSHGIPLLINDRIDIALACDADGVHVGQSDMPARVARTLLGPEKIIGVSCKTLEQAHQAWIDGADYIGCGGVYPTNTKATNLTVGLEGLETVCKASKLPVVAIGGIGASNAGSVMETAVQNLKGVAVVSALFDRECILTETRKLHAVLKKAASMTIQRTH, from the exons ATGAGTATTTTTTCATCTGTTTCAAGGAGCGGCGTCCTCCTTCGTAACATTCCATGGCCTACACGCAGGTCCTCTCCACTTCCTGCATGTTCTACAAG GTACTCACTTATAATGACGCGTAAAAGCGGAAGAGTGCGCACCCA TAAGTTCTTCACTTCTGTCTTCATAGAATTTCCTGGCATTAAATCTATTTCAAGGTGCTCTACTCGGGTTTCAACAATCTTGGGTTTGATCTtaccattttttatttcaagaatcagccatatcattcaaacactatttttttttttttttttttttgtggagatGCAGGAAGATAGAGTTCCGATTACAAGTGATCACTCCAAGATGAAAACTCCACATGTATTGACCGTTGCTGGCTCTGACTCGGGTGCCGGTGCTGGAATCCAGGCCGATCTTAAGACCTGTGCAGCACGTGGAGTCTACTGTTCCACGGTCATAACTGCTGTCACTGCCCAAAACACTGTTGGAGTTCAG GGTGTAAATATCGTGCCTGAGGATTTTGTGGCAGAGCAGTTAAAGTCCGTTTTATCTGATATGCAAGTTGACGTG GTGAAAACTGGCATGCTACCATCTGTTGGCATAGTCAGTGTTCTTAGTCAAAGTCTACGTGAATTTCCGGTTCAAG CTTTAGTGGTTGATCCTGTCATGGTATCTACAAGTGGAGATGTACTGGCTGATCCTTCCATTCTTGCTGAATTTCG AGAGGAGCTTCTTCCTATGGCTGATATAATCACTCCAAATTTAAAAGAGGCATCTGCTTTACTTGGTTGTCAGCAACTGAAAACAGTTTCTGACATGCGTTCTGCTGCAAAACTGCTGCATGAGATGGGGCCAAG ATATGTGATTGTCAAAGGTGGCGATCTTCCTGATTCATTGGATGCtgttgatattttctttgatG GCCAGGGCTTCTATGAGCTGCGTTCCTCACGCATTAGAACTCGCAACACTCATGGTACTGGATGCAGTTTGGCATCATGTATAGCAGCTGAGCTGGCAAAAGGTTCTTCAATGCTCCCTGCTGTTAAG GTTGCTAAACGCTATGTTGAGACTGCCTTGGATTACAGCAAAGACATTGCTATTGGAAATGGGACCCAAGGCCCCTTTGACCACCTTTTTAGGCTTAAGAGTAATGTTCAGAAGTCCCATAGGCAAGTTGGATTTAATCCAAGTGACTTGTTCTTGTATGCTGTTACGGATTCTGGGATGAATGAAAAGTGGGGCCGTTCTATTACAGATGCTGTTAAAGCTGCCATAGAGGGAGGTGCTACCATTGTTCAATTGAG GGAAAAGGATGCTGAAACTCAGAAGTTTTTGGAAGCAGCAAAAGCATGCTGTGAAATTTGCCATTCACATGGAATACCTCTACTCATAAACGACCGCATTGATATTGCCCTTGCTTGTGACGCTGATGGTGTGCATGTTGGTCAGTCAGACATGCCTGCTCGTGTGGCCCGCACTCTTCTTGGCCCTGAAAAAATCATTGGTGTATCATGCAAGACACTAGAGCAAGCCCATCAAGCATGGATTGACGGTGCTGATTACATTGGTTGTGGTGGTGTATATCCAACTAATACTAAAGCAACCAATCTCACTGTTGGCCTGGAGGGGTTGGAAACTGTTTGTAAGGCTTCCAAGTTACCTGTGGTTGCAATTGGTGGTATTGGTGCTTCAAATGCAGGCTCTGTGATGGAAACTGCCGTGCAGAATTTGAAGGGAGTTGCTGTTGTGTCGGCCCTTTTTGACAGGGAATGTATTCTGACGGAAACCAGGAAGTTGCATGCAGTGCTAAAGAAGGCAGCATCGATGACAATACAGAGGACCCATTGA
- the LOC121255791 gene encoding thiamine biosynthetic bifunctional enzyme TH1, chloroplastic isoform X2, which produces MAYTQVLSTSCMFYKCSKFFTSVFIEFPGIKSISRCSTRVSTILGLILPFFISRISHIIQTLFFFFFFFVEMQEDRVPITSDHSKMKTPHVLTVAGSDSGAGAGIQADLKTCAARGVYCSTVITAVTAQNTVGVQGVNIVPEDFVAEQLKSVLSDMQVDVVKTGMLPSVGIVSVLSQSLREFPVQALVVDPVMVSTSGDVLADPSILAEFREELLPMADIITPNLKEASALLGCQQLKTVSDMRSAAKLLHEMGPRYVIVKGGDLPDSLDAVDIFFDGQGFYELRSSRIRTRNTHGTGCSLASCIAAELAKGSSMLPAVKVAKRYVETALDYSKDIAIGNGTQGPFDHLFRLKSNVQKSHRQVGFNPSDLFLYAVTDSGMNEKWGRSITDAVKAAIEGGATIVQLREKDAETQKFLEAAKACCEICHSHGIPLLINDRIDIALACDADGVHVGQSDMPARVARTLLGPEKIIGVSCKTLEQAHQAWIDGADYIGCGGVYPTNTKATNLTVGLEGLETVCKASKLPVVAIGGIGASNAGSVMETAVQNLKGVAVVSALFDRECILTETRKLHAVLKKAASMTIQRTH; this is translated from the exons ATGGCCTACACGCAGGTCCTCTCCACTTCCTGCATGTTCTACAAG TGCAGTAAGTTCTTCACTTCTGTCTTCATAGAATTTCCTGGCATTAAATCTATTTCAAGGTGCTCTACTCGGGTTTCAACAATCTTGGGTTTGATCTtaccattttttatttcaagaatcagccatatcattcaaacactatttttttttttttttttttttgtggagatGCAGGAAGATAGAGTTCCGATTACAAGTGATCACTCCAAGATGAAAACTCCACATGTATTGACCGTTGCTGGCTCTGACTCGGGTGCCGGTGCTGGAATCCAGGCCGATCTTAAGACCTGTGCAGCACGTGGAGTCTACTGTTCCACGGTCATAACTGCTGTCACTGCCCAAAACACTGTTGGAGTTCAG GGTGTAAATATCGTGCCTGAGGATTTTGTGGCAGAGCAGTTAAAGTCCGTTTTATCTGATATGCAAGTTGACGTG GTGAAAACTGGCATGCTACCATCTGTTGGCATAGTCAGTGTTCTTAGTCAAAGTCTACGTGAATTTCCGGTTCAAG CTTTAGTGGTTGATCCTGTCATGGTATCTACAAGTGGAGATGTACTGGCTGATCCTTCCATTCTTGCTGAATTTCG AGAGGAGCTTCTTCCTATGGCTGATATAATCACTCCAAATTTAAAAGAGGCATCTGCTTTACTTGGTTGTCAGCAACTGAAAACAGTTTCTGACATGCGTTCTGCTGCAAAACTGCTGCATGAGATGGGGCCAAG ATATGTGATTGTCAAAGGTGGCGATCTTCCTGATTCATTGGATGCtgttgatattttctttgatG GCCAGGGCTTCTATGAGCTGCGTTCCTCACGCATTAGAACTCGCAACACTCATGGTACTGGATGCAGTTTGGCATCATGTATAGCAGCTGAGCTGGCAAAAGGTTCTTCAATGCTCCCTGCTGTTAAG GTTGCTAAACGCTATGTTGAGACTGCCTTGGATTACAGCAAAGACATTGCTATTGGAAATGGGACCCAAGGCCCCTTTGACCACCTTTTTAGGCTTAAGAGTAATGTTCAGAAGTCCCATAGGCAAGTTGGATTTAATCCAAGTGACTTGTTCTTGTATGCTGTTACGGATTCTGGGATGAATGAAAAGTGGGGCCGTTCTATTACAGATGCTGTTAAAGCTGCCATAGAGGGAGGTGCTACCATTGTTCAATTGAG GGAAAAGGATGCTGAAACTCAGAAGTTTTTGGAAGCAGCAAAAGCATGCTGTGAAATTTGCCATTCACATGGAATACCTCTACTCATAAACGACCGCATTGATATTGCCCTTGCTTGTGACGCTGATGGTGTGCATGTTGGTCAGTCAGACATGCCTGCTCGTGTGGCCCGCACTCTTCTTGGCCCTGAAAAAATCATTGGTGTATCATGCAAGACACTAGAGCAAGCCCATCAAGCATGGATTGACGGTGCTGATTACATTGGTTGTGGTGGTGTATATCCAACTAATACTAAAGCAACCAATCTCACTGTTGGCCTGGAGGGGTTGGAAACTGTTTGTAAGGCTTCCAAGTTACCTGTGGTTGCAATTGGTGGTATTGGTGCTTCAAATGCAGGCTCTGTGATGGAAACTGCCGTGCAGAATTTGAAGGGAGTTGCTGTTGTGTCGGCCCTTTTTGACAGGGAATGTATTCTGACGGAAACCAGGAAGTTGCATGCAGTGCTAAAGAAGGCAGCATCGATGACAATACAGAGGACCCATTGA
- the LOC121255791 gene encoding thiamine biosynthetic bifunctional enzyme TH1, chloroplastic isoform X3, producing the protein MAYTQVLSTSCMFYKEDRVPITSDHSKMKTPHVLTVAGSDSGAGAGIQADLKTCAARGVYCSTVITAVTAQNTVGVQGVNIVPEDFVAEQLKSVLSDMQVDVVKTGMLPSVGIVSVLSQSLREFPVQALVVDPVMVSTSGDVLADPSILAEFREELLPMADIITPNLKEASALLGCQQLKTVSDMRSAAKLLHEMGPRYVIVKGGDLPDSLDAVDIFFDGQGFYELRSSRIRTRNTHGTGCSLASCIAAELAKGSSMLPAVKVAKRYVETALDYSKDIAIGNGTQGPFDHLFRLKSNVQKSHRQVGFNPSDLFLYAVTDSGMNEKWGRSITDAVKAAIEGGATIVQLREKDAETQKFLEAAKACCEICHSHGIPLLINDRIDIALACDADGVHVGQSDMPARVARTLLGPEKIIGVSCKTLEQAHQAWIDGADYIGCGGVYPTNTKATNLTVGLEGLETVCKASKLPVVAIGGIGASNAGSVMETAVQNLKGVAVVSALFDRECILTETRKLHAVLKKAASMTIQRTH; encoded by the exons ATGGCCTACACGCAGGTCCTCTCCACTTCCTGCATGTTCTACAAG GAAGATAGAGTTCCGATTACAAGTGATCACTCCAAGATGAAAACTCCACATGTATTGACCGTTGCTGGCTCTGACTCGGGTGCCGGTGCTGGAATCCAGGCCGATCTTAAGACCTGTGCAGCACGTGGAGTCTACTGTTCCACGGTCATAACTGCTGTCACTGCCCAAAACACTGTTGGAGTTCAG GGTGTAAATATCGTGCCTGAGGATTTTGTGGCAGAGCAGTTAAAGTCCGTTTTATCTGATATGCAAGTTGACGTG GTGAAAACTGGCATGCTACCATCTGTTGGCATAGTCAGTGTTCTTAGTCAAAGTCTACGTGAATTTCCGGTTCAAG CTTTAGTGGTTGATCCTGTCATGGTATCTACAAGTGGAGATGTACTGGCTGATCCTTCCATTCTTGCTGAATTTCG AGAGGAGCTTCTTCCTATGGCTGATATAATCACTCCAAATTTAAAAGAGGCATCTGCTTTACTTGGTTGTCAGCAACTGAAAACAGTTTCTGACATGCGTTCTGCTGCAAAACTGCTGCATGAGATGGGGCCAAG ATATGTGATTGTCAAAGGTGGCGATCTTCCTGATTCATTGGATGCtgttgatattttctttgatG GCCAGGGCTTCTATGAGCTGCGTTCCTCACGCATTAGAACTCGCAACACTCATGGTACTGGATGCAGTTTGGCATCATGTATAGCAGCTGAGCTGGCAAAAGGTTCTTCAATGCTCCCTGCTGTTAAG GTTGCTAAACGCTATGTTGAGACTGCCTTGGATTACAGCAAAGACATTGCTATTGGAAATGGGACCCAAGGCCCCTTTGACCACCTTTTTAGGCTTAAGAGTAATGTTCAGAAGTCCCATAGGCAAGTTGGATTTAATCCAAGTGACTTGTTCTTGTATGCTGTTACGGATTCTGGGATGAATGAAAAGTGGGGCCGTTCTATTACAGATGCTGTTAAAGCTGCCATAGAGGGAGGTGCTACCATTGTTCAATTGAG GGAAAAGGATGCTGAAACTCAGAAGTTTTTGGAAGCAGCAAAAGCATGCTGTGAAATTTGCCATTCACATGGAATACCTCTACTCATAAACGACCGCATTGATATTGCCCTTGCTTGTGACGCTGATGGTGTGCATGTTGGTCAGTCAGACATGCCTGCTCGTGTGGCCCGCACTCTTCTTGGCCCTGAAAAAATCATTGGTGTATCATGCAAGACACTAGAGCAAGCCCATCAAGCATGGATTGACGGTGCTGATTACATTGGTTGTGGTGGTGTATATCCAACTAATACTAAAGCAACCAATCTCACTGTTGGCCTGGAGGGGTTGGAAACTGTTTGTAAGGCTTCCAAGTTACCTGTGGTTGCAATTGGTGGTATTGGTGCTTCAAATGCAGGCTCTGTGATGGAAACTGCCGTGCAGAATTTGAAGGGAGTTGCTGTTGTGTCGGCCCTTTTTGACAGGGAATGTATTCTGACGGAAACCAGGAAGTTGCATGCAGTGCTAAAGAAGGCAGCATCGATGACAATACAGAGGACCCATTGA
- the LOC121255791 gene encoding thiamine biosynthetic bifunctional enzyme TH1, chloroplastic isoform X5 → MKTPHVLTVAGSDSGAGAGIQADLKTCAARGVYCSTVITAVTAQNTVGVQGVNIVPEDFVAEQLKSVLSDMQVDVVKTGMLPSVGIVSVLSQSLREFPVQALVVDPVMVSTSGDVLADPSILAEFREELLPMADIITPNLKEASALLGCQQLKTVSDMRSAAKLLHEMGPRYVIVKGGDLPDSLDAVDIFFDGQGFYELRSSRIRTRNTHGTGCSLASCIAAELAKGSSMLPAVKVAKRYVETALDYSKDIAIGNGTQGPFDHLFRLKSNVQKSHRQVGFNPSDLFLYAVTDSGMNEKWGRSITDAVKAAIEGGATIVQLREKDAETQKFLEAAKACCEICHSHGIPLLINDRIDIALACDADGVHVGQSDMPARVARTLLGPEKIIGVSCKTLEQAHQAWIDGADYIGCGGVYPTNTKATNLTVGLEGLETVCKASKLPVVAIGGIGASNAGSVMETAVQNLKGVAVVSALFDRECILTETRKLHAVLKKAASMTIQRTH, encoded by the exons ATGAAAACTCCACATGTATTGACCGTTGCTGGCTCTGACTCGGGTGCCGGTGCTGGAATCCAGGCCGATCTTAAGACCTGTGCAGCACGTGGAGTCTACTGTTCCACGGTCATAACTGCTGTCACTGCCCAAAACACTGTTGGAGTTCAG GGTGTAAATATCGTGCCTGAGGATTTTGTGGCAGAGCAGTTAAAGTCCGTTTTATCTGATATGCAAGTTGACGTG GTGAAAACTGGCATGCTACCATCTGTTGGCATAGTCAGTGTTCTTAGTCAAAGTCTACGTGAATTTCCGGTTCAAG CTTTAGTGGTTGATCCTGTCATGGTATCTACAAGTGGAGATGTACTGGCTGATCCTTCCATTCTTGCTGAATTTCG AGAGGAGCTTCTTCCTATGGCTGATATAATCACTCCAAATTTAAAAGAGGCATCTGCTTTACTTGGTTGTCAGCAACTGAAAACAGTTTCTGACATGCGTTCTGCTGCAAAACTGCTGCATGAGATGGGGCCAAG ATATGTGATTGTCAAAGGTGGCGATCTTCCTGATTCATTGGATGCtgttgatattttctttgatG GCCAGGGCTTCTATGAGCTGCGTTCCTCACGCATTAGAACTCGCAACACTCATGGTACTGGATGCAGTTTGGCATCATGTATAGCAGCTGAGCTGGCAAAAGGTTCTTCAATGCTCCCTGCTGTTAAG GTTGCTAAACGCTATGTTGAGACTGCCTTGGATTACAGCAAAGACATTGCTATTGGAAATGGGACCCAAGGCCCCTTTGACCACCTTTTTAGGCTTAAGAGTAATGTTCAGAAGTCCCATAGGCAAGTTGGATTTAATCCAAGTGACTTGTTCTTGTATGCTGTTACGGATTCTGGGATGAATGAAAAGTGGGGCCGTTCTATTACAGATGCTGTTAAAGCTGCCATAGAGGGAGGTGCTACCATTGTTCAATTGAG GGAAAAGGATGCTGAAACTCAGAAGTTTTTGGAAGCAGCAAAAGCATGCTGTGAAATTTGCCATTCACATGGAATACCTCTACTCATAAACGACCGCATTGATATTGCCCTTGCTTGTGACGCTGATGGTGTGCATGTTGGTCAGTCAGACATGCCTGCTCGTGTGGCCCGCACTCTTCTTGGCCCTGAAAAAATCATTGGTGTATCATGCAAGACACTAGAGCAAGCCCATCAAGCATGGATTGACGGTGCTGATTACATTGGTTGTGGTGGTGTATATCCAACTAATACTAAAGCAACCAATCTCACTGTTGGCCTGGAGGGGTTGGAAACTGTTTGTAAGGCTTCCAAGTTACCTGTGGTTGCAATTGGTGGTATTGGTGCTTCAAATGCAGGCTCTGTGATGGAAACTGCCGTGCAGAATTTGAAGGGAGTTGCTGTTGTGTCGGCCCTTTTTGACAGGGAATGTATTCTGACGGAAACCAGGAAGTTGCATGCAGTGCTAAAGAAGGCAGCATCGATGACAATACAGAGGACCCATTGA
- the LOC121255791 gene encoding thiamine biosynthetic bifunctional enzyme TH1, chloroplastic isoform X4: MQEDRVPITSDHSKMKTPHVLTVAGSDSGAGAGIQADLKTCAARGVYCSTVITAVTAQNTVGVQGVNIVPEDFVAEQLKSVLSDMQVDVVKTGMLPSVGIVSVLSQSLREFPVQALVVDPVMVSTSGDVLADPSILAEFREELLPMADIITPNLKEASALLGCQQLKTVSDMRSAAKLLHEMGPRYVIVKGGDLPDSLDAVDIFFDGQGFYELRSSRIRTRNTHGTGCSLASCIAAELAKGSSMLPAVKVAKRYVETALDYSKDIAIGNGTQGPFDHLFRLKSNVQKSHRQVGFNPSDLFLYAVTDSGMNEKWGRSITDAVKAAIEGGATIVQLREKDAETQKFLEAAKACCEICHSHGIPLLINDRIDIALACDADGVHVGQSDMPARVARTLLGPEKIIGVSCKTLEQAHQAWIDGADYIGCGGVYPTNTKATNLTVGLEGLETVCKASKLPVVAIGGIGASNAGSVMETAVQNLKGVAVVSALFDRECILTETRKLHAVLKKAASMTIQRTH; this comes from the exons atGCAGGAAGATAGAGTTCCGATTACAAGTGATCACTCCAAGATGAAAACTCCACATGTATTGACCGTTGCTGGCTCTGACTCGGGTGCCGGTGCTGGAATCCAGGCCGATCTTAAGACCTGTGCAGCACGTGGAGTCTACTGTTCCACGGTCATAACTGCTGTCACTGCCCAAAACACTGTTGGAGTTCAG GGTGTAAATATCGTGCCTGAGGATTTTGTGGCAGAGCAGTTAAAGTCCGTTTTATCTGATATGCAAGTTGACGTG GTGAAAACTGGCATGCTACCATCTGTTGGCATAGTCAGTGTTCTTAGTCAAAGTCTACGTGAATTTCCGGTTCAAG CTTTAGTGGTTGATCCTGTCATGGTATCTACAAGTGGAGATGTACTGGCTGATCCTTCCATTCTTGCTGAATTTCG AGAGGAGCTTCTTCCTATGGCTGATATAATCACTCCAAATTTAAAAGAGGCATCTGCTTTACTTGGTTGTCAGCAACTGAAAACAGTTTCTGACATGCGTTCTGCTGCAAAACTGCTGCATGAGATGGGGCCAAG ATATGTGATTGTCAAAGGTGGCGATCTTCCTGATTCATTGGATGCtgttgatattttctttgatG GCCAGGGCTTCTATGAGCTGCGTTCCTCACGCATTAGAACTCGCAACACTCATGGTACTGGATGCAGTTTGGCATCATGTATAGCAGCTGAGCTGGCAAAAGGTTCTTCAATGCTCCCTGCTGTTAAG GTTGCTAAACGCTATGTTGAGACTGCCTTGGATTACAGCAAAGACATTGCTATTGGAAATGGGACCCAAGGCCCCTTTGACCACCTTTTTAGGCTTAAGAGTAATGTTCAGAAGTCCCATAGGCAAGTTGGATTTAATCCAAGTGACTTGTTCTTGTATGCTGTTACGGATTCTGGGATGAATGAAAAGTGGGGCCGTTCTATTACAGATGCTGTTAAAGCTGCCATAGAGGGAGGTGCTACCATTGTTCAATTGAG GGAAAAGGATGCTGAAACTCAGAAGTTTTTGGAAGCAGCAAAAGCATGCTGTGAAATTTGCCATTCACATGGAATACCTCTACTCATAAACGACCGCATTGATATTGCCCTTGCTTGTGACGCTGATGGTGTGCATGTTGGTCAGTCAGACATGCCTGCTCGTGTGGCCCGCACTCTTCTTGGCCCTGAAAAAATCATTGGTGTATCATGCAAGACACTAGAGCAAGCCCATCAAGCATGGATTGACGGTGCTGATTACATTGGTTGTGGTGGTGTATATCCAACTAATACTAAAGCAACCAATCTCACTGTTGGCCTGGAGGGGTTGGAAACTGTTTGTAAGGCTTCCAAGTTACCTGTGGTTGCAATTGGTGGTATTGGTGCTTCAAATGCAGGCTCTGTGATGGAAACTGCCGTGCAGAATTTGAAGGGAGTTGCTGTTGTGTCGGCCCTTTTTGACAGGGAATGTATTCTGACGGAAACCAGGAAGTTGCATGCAGTGCTAAAGAAGGCAGCATCGATGACAATACAGAGGACCCATTGA